The following are from one region of the Sphingomonas oryzagri genome:
- a CDS encoding flavin reductase family protein, translating into MDISPIDGALFRRAMASFASGVTVVTTFTEDGTVAGLTASAFSSLSLDPPLVLVCPALTSRTLPHILARRQFAIHILADGQSGLATTFARSGADLSGIGWTRSLLGNPLLEGAACIIECSLWANHDGGDHAILVGQVQAIDLPEPAAGTLLYHRGALTDLPAPALGADR; encoded by the coding sequence ATGGACATCAGCCCGATCGACGGCGCGCTCTTCCGCCGCGCCATGGCATCCTTCGCGTCCGGCGTGACGGTGGTCACCACCTTCACCGAGGACGGCACCGTCGCCGGCCTCACCGCCAGCGCGTTCAGCTCGCTCTCGCTCGATCCGCCGCTGGTGCTGGTCTGCCCGGCGCTGACCTCGCGGACGCTGCCGCACATCCTCGCGCGCCGGCAGTTCGCGATCCACATCCTCGCCGACGGGCAATCCGGCCTCGCCACCACCTTCGCGCGCAGCGGCGCGGACCTGAGCGGCATCGGCTGGACCCGCAGCCTGCTCGGCAACCCGCTGCTGGAAGGGGCGGCCTGCATCATCGAGTGCAGCCTGTGGGCCAATCATGACGGCGGCGATCACGCCATCCTCGTCGGCCAGGTGCAGGCGATCGACCTGCCGGAGCCGGCGGCAGGAACACTGCTCTACCATCGCGGCGCGCTGACCGACCTGCCCGCCCCTGCCTTGGGGGCTGACCGATGA
- a CDS encoding NAD-dependent succinate-semialdehyde dehydrogenase, with protein sequence MIRDLSCFRDKAFIDGAWIDGDAREAVTDPATGATIAEVPVLGADATRAAIAAASRALVQWRARPAGERADILMTWYRLMLDHQDALARILTAEQGKPLAEASGEIIYAANFLRWFAEEARRIDGEIIAAPRTNQRILVWREPVGVVAAITPWNFPAAMITRKVGPALAAGCTIIVKPAPETPLTALALAALAQEAGVPAGVLNVVTGDAAAIGGALMESAEVRKLSFTGSTPVGRMLYAQSAPTLKRLSLELGGNAPFLLFDDADLDAAIDGAMLGKFRNAGQTCVCVNRFLVQDGIYDAFVERLKARIEALVIGPGTEAGVTTGPLINAKAVAKVEQHVADALAHGGRLVTGGDRPEGLFLRPTLIADVPAEALVAREETFGPLAAVIRFTDEAEAIRMANDTEFGLAAYLYTRDIGRAMRVAGALEYGMVGLNDAAISTEVAPFGGIKASGMGREGSRHGIEDYVEMKYVMMGGL encoded by the coding sequence ATGATCCGCGACCTCTCCTGCTTCCGCGACAAGGCGTTCATCGATGGCGCATGGATCGATGGCGACGCTCGCGAGGCGGTCACCGATCCGGCCACCGGCGCAACGATCGCGGAAGTTCCCGTGCTGGGCGCCGACGCGACCCGCGCCGCCATAGCTGCTGCCTCTCGCGCGCTGGTCCAATGGCGTGCCCGACCCGCCGGCGAGCGCGCCGACATCCTGATGACTTGGTATCGCCTGATGCTCGACCATCAGGACGCGCTCGCCCGCATCCTCACCGCCGAGCAGGGCAAGCCACTGGCGGAGGCATCCGGCGAGATCATCTATGCCGCGAATTTCCTGCGCTGGTTTGCGGAAGAAGCCCGGCGCATCGATGGCGAGATCATCGCGGCACCCCGCACCAACCAGCGCATCCTCGTCTGGCGCGAGCCGGTGGGCGTCGTGGCGGCGATCACGCCGTGGAACTTCCCGGCGGCGATGATCACCCGCAAGGTCGGCCCCGCGCTCGCTGCCGGATGCACGATCATCGTCAAGCCCGCGCCCGAGACCCCGCTGACCGCGCTGGCGCTGGCCGCGCTCGCGCAGGAAGCCGGTGTGCCGGCAGGCGTACTGAACGTCGTCACCGGCGATGCCGCCGCGATCGGCGGGGCGCTGATGGAGAGTGCCGAGGTCCGCAAGCTCTCCTTCACCGGCTCCACCCCGGTCGGGCGGATGCTCTACGCGCAGTCGGCGCCGACGCTGAAGCGGCTCTCGCTGGAACTGGGCGGCAATGCCCCCTTCCTCCTGTTCGACGATGCCGATCTGGATGCCGCGATCGACGGCGCCATGCTCGGCAAGTTCCGCAATGCCGGGCAGACCTGCGTGTGCGTCAATCGATTCCTCGTGCAGGACGGCATATACGACGCGTTCGTCGAGCGCCTGAAGGCGCGGATCGAGGCATTGGTGATCGGACCCGGCACCGAAGCCGGCGTCACCACCGGCCCGCTGATCAATGCGAAGGCCGTCGCCAAGGTGGAGCAGCACGTCGCCGATGCGCTGGCCCATGGCGGGCGGCTGGTGACGGGCGGCGATCGTCCGGAAGGCCTGTTCCTCCGCCCCACGCTGATCGCCGACGTGCCGGCCGAGGCCCTCGTCGCGCGCGAGGAGACGTTCGGGCCGCTCGCCGCCGTGATCCGCTTCACCGATGAGGCGGAGGCGATCCGCATGGCCAACGACACCGAATTCGGCCTCGCCGCCTATCTCTACACGCGCGACATCGGCCGCGCGATGCGTGTCGCCGGGGCACTCGAATATGGCATGGTCGGCCTGAACGATGCCGCCATCTCGACCGAGGTAGCGCCGTTCGGCGGCATCAAGGCGTCCGGCATGGGCCGCGAGGGATCGCGGCACGGCATCGAGGATTATGTCGAGATGAAATACGTGATGATGGGCGGCCTCTGA
- a CDS encoding carboxymuconolactone decarboxylase family protein, giving the protein MAADRERSESFERGLATRREVLGDAYVDRALNAADDFGWAMQQLTTESCWDAIWNRPGLDRRSRSILNLGMLAALNRPHELKAHIRGALSNGLSREEIKEILLQIAVYVGIPAGVDSFRLAREVFAEIDAG; this is encoded by the coding sequence ATGGCGGCGGACCGCGAGCGCAGCGAATCCTTCGAGCGGGGCCTCGCGACCCGTCGCGAGGTGCTGGGCGATGCCTATGTCGACAGGGCGCTGAACGCGGCGGACGATTTCGGCTGGGCGATGCAGCAGCTCACCACGGAAAGCTGCTGGGATGCGATTTGGAACCGGCCGGGGCTGGATCGCCGCAGCCGATCGATCCTCAACCTTGGAATGCTGGCGGCGCTCAACCGGCCGCACGAGCTCAAGGCGCATATCCGCGGTGCCCTCTCCAACGGCCTCAGCCGGGAGGAAATCAAGGAGATCCTGCTCCAGATCGCGGTCTATGTCGGTATTCCGGCGGGCGTCGACAGCTTCCGGCTGGCACGCGAGGTGTTCGCGGAGATCGATGCGGGCTGA
- a CDS encoding DUF1330 domain-containing protein: MPKAYWIARVDVTDPDRYAEYMALGPAALIGNGGRLLSRGGRAVALEGGEPRQRNVVIEFDSMEAALACHDSPEYRAAREKRAGAAEVEILIVEGLD, encoded by the coding sequence ATGCCCAAGGCCTATTGGATCGCCCGCGTCGACGTGACCGACCCGGATCGCTACGCCGAATATATGGCGCTGGGTCCGGCCGCGCTGATCGGCAATGGTGGGCGCCTGCTGTCGCGCGGCGGCCGTGCCGTCGCGCTGGAGGGAGGCGAACCGCGCCAGCGCAACGTCGTGATCGAGTTCGACAGCATGGAGGCGGCGCTCGCCTGCCACGATTCCCCCGAATATCGGGCCGCGCGCGAGAAAAGGGCCGGTGCGGCCGAGGTGGAGATCCTGATCGTGGAAGGGCTGGACTGA
- a CDS encoding LLM class flavin-dependent oxidoreductase has protein sequence MKFSLFLHMERYDETVSHRRLYEELLALCDLAEEGGLHKVWIGEHHAMEYTISPNPIALLSAVAERTKNIRLGAGTFIAPFWHPIRLAGEAAMLDVISNGRAEIGLARGAYQFEFDRMLGGESANAGGKYLREMVPVVKKLWEGDYAHDGEIWQFPVSTSVPKPVQQPAPTVWIAARDPDSHNFAVANGCSVMVTPLFKGDAEVADLVRKFEDACTANPTVDRPQLMVLQHAHVHTGDDDWQRAAEGISFFYRAFGTWAGNKKPPVNGFHKDVPPLDTEKFPDLAPDAVRRNMMIGKPDEIIARLKSYEAMGVDEYSIWVDNSLSFEDKRDSIRLFIDHVAPAFA, from the coding sequence ATGAAATTCTCGCTGTTCCTGCACATGGAGCGCTATGACGAGACGGTATCGCATCGCCGGCTCTACGAGGAGTTGCTGGCGCTGTGCGATCTTGCCGAGGAGGGCGGTCTCCACAAGGTCTGGATCGGCGAACATCATGCGATGGAATATACCATCTCGCCCAACCCGATCGCGCTGCTGTCGGCGGTGGCGGAGCGGACCAAGAACATCCGTCTAGGCGCCGGCACCTTCATCGCGCCCTTCTGGCATCCGATCCGGCTGGCGGGTGAGGCCGCGATGCTCGACGTGATCAGCAACGGCCGCGCCGAGATCGGTCTGGCGCGCGGTGCCTATCAGTTCGAGTTCGACCGGATGCTGGGCGGTGAATCCGCCAATGCCGGCGGCAAGTATCTGCGCGAGATGGTGCCGGTGGTGAAGAAGCTGTGGGAAGGCGACTACGCGCACGATGGCGAGATCTGGCAGTTCCCGGTCTCGACCAGCGTGCCCAAGCCCGTCCAGCAGCCGGCACCGACCGTCTGGATCGCCGCGCGCGATCCGGATTCGCACAATTTCGCCGTCGCCAACGGATGCAGCGTGATGGTGACGCCGCTCTTCAAGGGCGATGCCGAGGTCGCCGATCTCGTTCGCAAGTTCGAGGACGCTTGCACCGCCAACCCCACGGTCGATCGGCCGCAACTGATGGTGCTGCAGCACGCCCACGTCCACACCGGAGACGACGACTGGCAGCGCGCGGCGGAGGGCATCTCCTTCTTCTACCGCGCCTTCGGCACCTGGGCGGGCAACAAAAAGCCGCCGGTCAACGGCTTCCACAAGGATGTGCCGCCGCTCGATACGGAGAAGTTCCCCGATCTCGCGCCCGATGCGGTCCGCCGCAACATGATGATCGGCAAGCCCGACGAGATCATCGCGCGGTTGAAGAGCTACGAGGCGATGGGCGTCGACGAATACAGCATCTGGGTCGATAACAGCCTGAGCTTCGAGGACAAGCGGGATTCGATCCGCCTCTTCATCGATCATGTCGCTCCGGCTTTCGCGTGA
- a CDS encoding purine-cytosine permease family protein: MAADQDGGQWVESSSIEAVPASKRHGHVRDLFTLWFTTNIAPLPIVTGAMAVQDFGLPLLGAASAIVLGHGVGGIFLAACSAQGPRLGLPQMIQSRGQFGRYGALVIVIVAALLYIGFFISNIVLAGKSIVGLAPAFPMSVAAIAAAIAAAAIGILGYDVIHLLNRIGMWAMGAVLIVALAIIVDKMPAPAWHAGTITAIGWFSTFSLAAVWQISYACYTSDYSRYLPEDVGFARPFWASYCGSVLGASASFLFGALAVAGAAHGADAMTTVSAVTGIVGPVVMLLFVLNIISHNALNNYGATLSLITMGQTFAARWHPGRRARILLSGIVLAGAVSVAVLATGFVAGFIGFVVALMIVLAPWATINLVDFYLLKHGRYDIASLFAEDGGIYGRVSPAAIGAYAIGIAVQLPFLSIGAFKGWFTASLGGVDIGWLIAIPATGLSFILLSKAFARTDRAAA; the protein is encoded by the coding sequence ATGGCGGCGGATCAGGATGGCGGCCAATGGGTCGAGTCCAGCAGCATCGAGGCCGTTCCCGCCTCCAAACGGCACGGCCACGTGCGCGATCTCTTCACACTCTGGTTCACCACCAACATCGCCCCCCTGCCGATCGTGACCGGTGCGATGGCGGTGCAGGATTTCGGGCTCCCCCTGCTCGGCGCGGCGAGCGCGATCGTGCTGGGGCATGGTGTCGGCGGCATCTTCCTCGCCGCCTGCTCGGCGCAGGGGCCGCGCCTCGGCCTACCGCAGATGATCCAGAGCCGCGGCCAGTTCGGCCGCTACGGCGCGCTGGTGATCGTGATCGTCGCCGCCCTGCTCTATATCGGCTTCTTCATCTCCAACATCGTGCTGGCCGGAAAGTCGATCGTCGGGCTCGCACCGGCCTTTCCGATGAGCGTCGCGGCGATCGCGGCGGCGATCGCGGCGGCGGCCATTGGCATCCTCGGCTACGACGTCATCCACCTGCTCAACCGGATCGGCATGTGGGCGATGGGCGCGGTGCTGATCGTTGCGCTGGCGATCATCGTAGACAAGATGCCCGCGCCCGCCTGGCACGCCGGCACAATCACCGCGATCGGCTGGTTCTCCACCTTCTCGCTCGCCGCCGTCTGGCAGATCTCCTACGCCTGCTACACGTCGGACTATTCGCGCTATCTGCCGGAGGATGTCGGCTTCGCGCGACCTTTCTGGGCGAGCTATTGCGGATCGGTGCTGGGCGCCTCCGCCTCCTTCCTGTTCGGCGCGCTAGCGGTGGCCGGTGCGGCGCACGGGGCGGATGCGATGACGACCGTCTCGGCCGTCACCGGCATCGTCGGACCGGTGGTGATGCTGCTGTTCGTGCTGAACATCATCAGCCACAACGCGCTCAACAATTATGGCGCCACCCTCTCGCTGATCACGATGGGCCAGACCTTCGCGGCACGCTGGCATCCGGGGCGGAGGGCACGAATCCTGCTCTCGGGCATCGTGCTGGCGGGGGCGGTGAGCGTCGCAGTGCTGGCGACCGGGTTCGTCGCCGGCTTCATCGGCTTCGTCGTTGCGCTGATGATCGTGCTCGCGCCGTGGGCGACCATCAATCTCGTCGATTTCTATCTGCTCAAGCACGGGCGGTACGACATTGCCTCGCTCTTCGCGGAGGATGGCGGCATCTACGGACGGGTCTCGCCGGCCGCGATCGGCGCCTATGCGATCGGCATCGCGGTGCAGCTTCCCTTCCTCAGCATAGGAGCGTTCAAAGGCTGGTTCACGGCCTCGCTGGGCGGCGTGGACATCGGCTGGCTGATCGCCATTCCCGCGACCGGCCTGTCCTTCATCCTGCTGAGCAAGGCGTTCGCGCGGACCGATCGGGCGGCGGCGTAA
- a CDS encoding arylesterase yields the protein MKPRSSGYGAIRALVHCFAFLFVTPVFAQGPLIWALGDSLTAGYGLPPAQGFTVRLEQALRKSGIPATVRNGGIAGDTAAQGRARLAWGLRGLGVKPDLVIVELGANDMLRGLPPSATEKNLDLVLADLHRRKIRMLVVGMKAAPNLGADYARTFEAMYPRLADRYRAPLYPFFLDGVAGHPGLIQADGRHPNAQGVDIIVAKILPAVRRALPR from the coding sequence ATGAAGCCACGGTCTTCCGGATATGGTGCGATCCGCGCGCTTGTCCATTGCTTCGCCTTCCTTTTCGTGACGCCGGTGTTCGCGCAAGGGCCGCTGATCTGGGCACTGGGCGACAGTCTCACCGCCGGTTACGGCCTGCCGCCGGCGCAGGGCTTCACCGTCCGGCTGGAGCAGGCGCTGAGAAAAAGCGGTATTCCCGCGACCGTGAGGAATGGCGGCATCGCCGGAGACACGGCCGCGCAGGGCCGGGCGAGGCTCGCCTGGGGGCTGCGCGGGCTGGGCGTGAAGCCCGATCTCGTGATCGTCGAGCTCGGGGCCAACGACATGCTGCGCGGCCTTCCGCCGTCGGCCACCGAGAAGAATCTCGATCTGGTGCTGGCCGATCTCCATCGGCGGAAGATTCGGATGCTGGTGGTCGGCATGAAGGCGGCGCCCAATCTCGGTGCCGATTATGCCCGTACCTTCGAGGCGATGTATCCCCGGCTCGCCGATCGGTATCGGGCGCCGCTCTATCCCTTTTTCCTTGATGGGGTCGCCGGCCATCCGGGCCTGATCCAGGCGGACGGGCGCCACCCCAACGCGCAGGGCGTGGACATCATCGTGGCGAAGATCCTGCCGGCGGTGCGCCGGGCGTTGCCGCGCTGA
- a CDS encoding ABC transporter ATP-binding protein, which produces MASSASPSSAASDSIVIDARNLTLALGRPPARTEILRGIDLTVRTGESVALLGPSGSGKSSLMALLSGMERPTGGSAKVAGLEFETLNENQLAIARRRRIGIILQAFHLLPTMTALENVAVPLELAGERDAFGRAEAELTAVGLGHRLRHYPAQLSGGEQQRVAIARAIAPRPALLFADEPTGNLDGATGHAIMDLLFARHAETGATLFVITHDPTLAARCGRVIELADGRIVKDSAAA; this is translated from the coding sequence GTGGCTTCATCCGCTTCTCCTTCATCGGCAGCATCCGATAGCATCGTCATCGACGCGCGCAATCTGACGCTCGCGCTCGGCCGCCCGCCAGCCCGCACGGAAATCCTGCGTGGCATCGACCTGACCGTGCGGACGGGCGAGAGCGTGGCGCTGCTCGGCCCTTCGGGATCGGGCAAATCCTCGCTGATGGCGTTGCTGTCCGGCATGGAGCGGCCAACGGGTGGCAGCGCGAAGGTCGCCGGTCTCGAGTTCGAGACACTCAATGAAAACCAGCTCGCCATAGCGCGGCGCAGACGGATCGGGATCATCCTGCAGGCCTTTCACCTGCTGCCGACCATGACTGCGCTTGAAAATGTCGCGGTGCCGTTGGAGCTGGCCGGAGAGCGCGACGCCTTCGGCCGCGCCGAAGCCGAACTGACGGCGGTCGGCCTCGGCCATCGCCTCCGCCATTACCCCGCCCAGCTTTCGGGTGGCGAGCAGCAGCGCGTCGCCATCGCCCGCGCCATCGCGCCACGCCCTGCTTTGCTCTTCGCCGACGAACCCACCGGCAATCTCGACGGCGCGACCGGCCACGCGATCATGGACCTGCTCTTCGCCCGCCATGCCGAGACGGGCGCGACCCTGTTCGTCATCACCCACGATCCGACCCTGGCCGCCCGCTGCGGCCGCGTGATCGAGCTGGCCGACGGCCGCATCGTCAAGGACAGCGCCGCCGCATGA
- a CDS encoding ABC transporter permease — translation MSNAWRLAIRDLRAGGRGLWLLLICLFLGTAALAGIGSLSTSILGTLDGQSQQMLGGDLEMRVSQRRATVEESAALAAYGKTSEVIATNSMVTPLSGHAPALANLRAVDDAWPLIGRFTLQPGALAARPHGTDIAIAPALADRLGLHVGDQVRIGMATMRVIGLIDDEPDHLGAGFSFGPTVLTDMAGLDATQVIQPGSLYTSATRIVLPTGADAGAIGDRIIHRFPSAGWTARTPDQAAGNLKKGIAQLGQFLLLVGLAALAIAGVGVGSGVSAYLGRKTRMVATLKVLGAEAGTIAGLFLIQLGLVAAVAIAAGLALGAAVPAIVTAIAGDALPVPPRLAIYPEPLAVAATLSLLVALLFALPALARARSVPAATLLRDAILPLRRPSLAVLAGMVTLLASLVALAVLTASDRPIALGFVGATFALVLALWLLGLALRWLLARLPRPRRPLFRMALANLHRPGSQTDRLVVALGLGFSLFVALAAIDTSLSSELANAAPAKAPRFFAIDLQPEDAATFRKAVTAAAPAATIEAVPSLRGSIVALNGRRVADMKTLPDGAWILKGDRTITWSATVPPRNMVVAGHWWPAGYDGPPLVSMEDKAAELLGLHVGDTITVAVLGVEVPAKIAALRKVDWGGLGLNFALVFSPGYIQEAPHALLASVYAPPARDGAIAGAVATALPSVTMLRTGDIIGQIGDLLGRIALAIRAAAAVTVVAGIVVLIGSITASGQARRYDVVILKLLGGSRAQLLAGQAIEYALLSLLLGGIALAVGGAGGWYVVTRVLALPWAPDPAVIAITMTLAAGATLATGVLGSLPALRATPAEGLRSS, via the coding sequence ATGAGCAACGCGTGGCGGCTCGCCATCCGCGATCTGCGTGCCGGGGGGCGTGGGCTCTGGCTCTTGCTGATCTGCCTGTTCCTCGGCACCGCCGCGCTCGCCGGGATCGGCAGCCTCTCCACCTCGATCCTCGGTACGCTCGACGGGCAGAGCCAGCAGATGCTGGGGGGCGACCTCGAGATGCGCGTTTCGCAGCGCCGCGCCACCGTGGAGGAAAGCGCCGCGCTCGCCGCCTATGGCAAGACGTCCGAGGTGATCGCCACCAACTCGATGGTCACACCGCTTTCCGGCCACGCGCCCGCGCTTGCCAACCTGCGTGCGGTGGACGACGCTTGGCCGCTGATCGGTCGCTTCACGCTCCAGCCGGGCGCACTGGCCGCCCGACCGCACGGAACCGACATCGCCATCGCCCCCGCGCTTGCCGACCGGCTCGGCCTGCATGTCGGCGATCAGGTGCGGATCGGCATGGCGACCATGCGGGTGATCGGCCTGATCGACGACGAGCCCGATCATCTCGGCGCCGGCTTCAGCTTCGGGCCGACCGTGCTCACCGACATGGCCGGACTCGACGCGACGCAGGTGATCCAGCCCGGCAGCCTCTACACCAGCGCCACCCGTATCGTGTTGCCAACCGGCGCCGATGCGGGAGCGATCGGGGACAGGATCATCCATCGTTTCCCAAGCGCCGGCTGGACCGCCAGGACGCCCGATCAGGCCGCCGGCAACCTCAAGAAGGGGATCGCCCAGCTCGGCCAGTTCCTGCTGCTGGTCGGCCTCGCCGCGCTCGCCATAGCGGGCGTTGGGGTGGGTAGCGGGGTGAGCGCCTATCTCGGCCGCAAGACGCGGATGGTCGCGACGCTCAAGGTGCTCGGCGCCGAGGCCGGGACGATCGCGGGCCTGTTCCTGATCCAGCTCGGGCTGGTGGCGGCGGTGGCGATCGCTGCGGGTCTCGCGCTCGGCGCGGCGGTGCCGGCGATCGTGACGGCCATCGCCGGCGATGCCCTGCCCGTGCCGCCGCGCCTCGCCATTTACCCGGAACCGCTGGCGGTGGCGGCCACGCTGAGCCTGCTGGTGGCGCTGCTCTTCGCGCTGCCCGCGCTGGCCCGCGCGCGATCGGTGCCGGCCGCGACGCTGCTGCGGGATGCGATCCTGCCGCTCCGCCGGCCAAGCCTCGCGGTACTTGCGGGCATGGTGACCCTGCTCGCCTCCCTCGTCGCGCTGGCGGTGCTGACCGCGAGCGACCGGCCCATCGCGCTCGGCTTCGTCGGCGCCACCTTTGCGCTGGTCCTCGCGCTCTGGCTACTCGGGTTGGCGCTGCGCTGGCTGCTCGCGCGCCTGCCCCGCCCGCGCCGGCCGCTCTTCCGCATGGCGCTCGCCAACCTCCACCGCCCCGGCTCGCAGACCGATCGTCTGGTAGTGGCCCTGGGCCTCGGTTTCTCGCTGTTCGTGGCACTGGCGGCGATCGACACCAGCCTGTCGAGCGAGCTCGCCAATGCCGCCCCCGCCAAGGCACCGCGCTTCTTCGCGATCGACCTCCAGCCCGAAGATGCCGCCACCTTCCGCAAGGCGGTGACGGCGGCTGCGCCGGCCGCGACGATCGAGGCGGTACCATCGCTGCGCGGATCGATCGTGGCCCTGAACGGCCGGCGCGTCGCCGACATGAAGACGCTGCCGGACGGCGCCTGGATCCTGAAGGGCGACCGCACGATCACATGGTCCGCCACCGTGCCCCCGCGCAATATGGTGGTCGCAGGCCATTGGTGGCCGGCCGGCTATGACGGCCCGCCGCTCGTCTCGATGGAGGACAAGGCTGCCGAGCTTCTCGGCCTGCATGTCGGCGACACGATCACGGTGGCGGTGCTGGGCGTCGAGGTGCCGGCGAAGATCGCGGCGCTGCGCAAGGTGGATTGGGGTGGCCTCGGCCTCAACTTCGCGCTCGTCTTCTCGCCCGGCTACATTCAGGAGGCGCCGCACGCCTTGCTCGCCAGCGTCTACGCGCCTCCCGCCCGCGACGGCGCGATCGCCGGCGCGGTGGCGACAGCCCTGCCGTCCGTCACCATGCTTCGGACCGGCGACATCATCGGCCAGATCGGCGACCTGCTCGGGCGCATCGCCCTCGCCATCCGCGCGGCGGCGGCGGTGACCGTGGTGGCGGGCATCGTCGTGCTGATCGGTTCGATCACCGCATCGGGCCAGGCCCGCCGCTACGACGTGGTGATCCTCAAATTGCTGGGCGGCAGCCGTGCCCAGCTACTGGCCGGTCAGGCGATCGAATATGCCCTTCTTTCGCTGCTGCTGGGCGGGATCGCGCTGGCGGTGGGTGGTGCGGGTGGCTGGTACGTCGTCACCCGCGTGCTGGCGCTGCCGTGGGCGCCCGATCCGGCCGTCATCGCGATCACCATGACGCTGGCGGCCGGCGCGACGCTGGCGACCGGCGTTCTGGGCAGCCTGCCGGCCCTGCGCGCTACGCCCGCCGAGGGGCTGCGCTCCAGCTAG
- a CDS encoding diguanylate cyclase — MRLATITNWAYGATVALTLVSATAMLLASSAQQRERDAVAERYALDSATSHADEDVDTLSGLARQYAVSGDPADLIAYQREAGALQAVEQRTAHIRDAGAGPEELRELHDAMRWADALQVQQRAAITARRGGDRTAAIAILFAPEYEREFDRIRASVDHFQDRIDQRTANALDTATSTSRTWRGISEGVLAATGLLFLAVLYFVFRRRVLRPVVKLSDVVTRLAAQDYDAEPPRYEQIDEIGDMAQALRVFRDNGLARQRLEQERDADRALRDLLSRMTQRMQGCDNVADLERVIRRFVPEIVPQLAGRLYLLDRERNALVEACSWLDPRCSAPEFAPTACWALRRGSEHRATGAAIDVPCAHVAPGSDTAPESICLPLAAQGGTLGLLYFELLPGAALAEVPDAHLKMLAENIGLALDNLQLRDALRALAMADPLTTLANRRHLEAVLETLSVTPERPASCIMIDIDHFKRFNDEYGHEAGDVVLRAVGKALRHAVREGDLAFRYGGEEFLLLLGGMHVDQAVARAEQLRAHIAGLRVRFAGRDLGPITVSAGLANAPDHCQPDQLIQFADAALLAAKRGGRDRVVVAPEFPATSNVSLGR; from the coding sequence ATGCGCTTGGCGACGATCACGAACTGGGCTTATGGCGCGACCGTTGCGCTCACCTTGGTGTCCGCAACCGCGATGTTGCTCGCCTCATCCGCACAACAGCGGGAGCGGGACGCCGTGGCCGAACGCTACGCCCTCGACAGCGCGACCTCTCATGCCGACGAGGATGTCGACACGCTGAGCGGCCTCGCCCGCCAATATGCGGTCAGCGGCGATCCCGCCGACCTCATCGCCTATCAGCGCGAGGCGGGCGCCCTCCAGGCCGTCGAGCAGCGCACCGCGCATATCCGCGACGCGGGCGCCGGCCCGGAGGAACTGCGCGAGCTCCACGACGCCATGCGCTGGGCCGATGCCCTGCAAGTCCAGCAGCGGGCCGCGATCACGGCTCGGCGCGGCGGCGACCGGACGGCGGCGATCGCCATCCTGTTCGCGCCCGAATATGAGCGCGAGTTCGATCGCATACGGGCCAGCGTCGATCATTTTCAGGATCGCATCGACCAGCGCACCGCGAACGCGCTCGACACGGCGACATCGACCTCGCGCACCTGGCGCGGCATTTCGGAGGGCGTGCTCGCCGCGACAGGCCTGCTGTTCCTCGCCGTCCTCTATTTCGTGTTCCGCCGGCGGGTGCTGCGCCCCGTCGTCAAGCTGAGCGACGTCGTCACCCGGCTCGCTGCGCAGGATTACGACGCCGAACCGCCCCGCTACGAGCAGATCGACGAGATCGGCGACATGGCCCAGGCGCTGCGCGTGTTCCGCGACAACGGCCTCGCCCGTCAGCGGCTGGAGCAGGAGCGCGATGCCGATCGCGCGCTGCGTGATCTCCTTTCCCGCATGACCCAGCGGATGCAGGGCTGCGACAACGTCGCCGATCTCGAACGCGTCATCCGTCGCTTCGTACCGGAAATCGTGCCCCAGCTCGCCGGTCGCCTCTATCTGCTGGATCGCGAACGCAATGCGCTGGTCGAGGCCTGTTCATGGCTTGATCCGCGTTGCTCCGCTCCCGAATTCGCGCCGACCGCCTGCTGGGCGCTGCGCCGCGGCAGCGAGCACCGCGCGACGGGTGCGGCGATCGACGTACCGTGCGCGCATGTCGCGCCGGGCAGCGACACCGCGCCCGAAAGCATCTGTCTGCCGCTGGCCGCGCAGGGCGGGACGCTGGGCCTGCTCTATTTCGAGCTGCTGCCCGGTGCCGCGCTCGCCGAGGTTCCCGACGCGCATCTGAAGATGCTGGCCGAGAATATCGGCCTGGCGCTCGACAATCTTCAGCTGCGCGACGCGCTGCGCGCGCTGGCGATGGCGGACCCGCTCACCACGCTGGCGAACCGGCGCCATCTCGAGGCGGTGCTCGAAACTCTGTCGGTCACGCCCGAACGACCCGCCAGCTGCATCATGATCGACATCGATCATTTCAAGCGCTTCAACGACGAATATGGCCATGAGGCCGGCGATGTCGTGCTGCGCGCCGTTGGCAAGGCGCTGCGTCATGCCGTGCGCGAAGGCGACCTCGCGTTCCGCTACGGCGGCGAGGAGTTCCTGCTGCTGCTCGGCGGGATGCACGTCGACCAGGCGGTCGCGCGTGCCGAGCAGCTGCGCGCGCATATCGCCGGCCTGCGTGTACGCTTCGCCGGCCGGGATCTCGGCCCCATCACCGTATCGGCGGGCCTGGCCAACGCGCCCGACCATTGCCAGCCGGATCAGCTGATCCAGTTCGCCGACGCGGCGCTCCTTGCCGCCAAGCGGGGCGGCCGCGACCGGGTCGTCGTCGCGCCGGAATTCCCGGCCACCTCGAACGTTTCCCTGGGACGGTAA